The sequence ATGTATGGCATTGTAATATACATCTTatgttgtaaataaataaatatatacattactaTACATAGGTCTGCTTCCCATCATGATTGGTATTTTCTGTCTTTATACAACACGGAAATGCTGCTGTGTTTAACAATTTAAGAAGAAGCACATAGCACGTTGTAATTTGGTAGTAGAGGAGAATacaaaataagctttttttcaAAACCAAGACGCATTAACTTACAAATATATTCTGAATATTACATGATTACACAtatgaatcattttttttacgaCTAAGCCCTTTACTTGAAATTTGCATAATCTGAAAATATGTCAATGAAGTCTTGTACCACTTTGTAGCAGAATTCATACTGTTCCTGGAAAAatgcaaaagtaaaaaaagttaacaatataaaaagcaatgtaataaatgctaataaatgctgttttaatggctcgtataatacaaaaaagaataGGCAATTAAGTAAATATAAACTAGACAGGGCTTCCTTTAATAGAATCGGTTGTATACTCTGAAGATGGAGGCCCCAGGTGACCCCTGGACAAGTGTCcagctttttaatattatattccacaccttgaatataataatgtacagcctggttttttttttagaaagcatTTCAACTGTGAGAGAATCTGCTCTGCAGCCTATTTTCATGAGCCAGGTCAGGGTCTCTCATCTTATAAAAAGTACACTTCTCTACTAGACTTTTTGGCTGGTCTTCTGCCTTCTCCTTTGTTTCGCATAGATCTGTTGTTTGAGTATAGATAAGGCCGGCAAAAACATTGCTAGGAATAGCTATCTTATGAAGCATATTGTCGCTTAAAGTATTTGGTCTTTTTCGataacaaattatttaattagatCTGGAAATTGCTAATTTAGATTTAATAATTTCAATATTGTTTCATGCAATTGTGTTATTTGTGGCAAATGATGAATGGTTTGCATGTTTATACATCATTATACAGGCAACATtattacaaagaagaaaaaaagtgaatggatgttgcaatatttttgttaatttgctAATGTTTAGTcagtttataaataatatacaactTCATCTACACACCACAAAATAAGTAGAGGCAGGGAAGATTTTATATCTGAGATAATTAAGCATTTGCTTCAAggctctttaaaatgtaaatgtgctgCTCCCTGAACCCTGCATGAGtacaatcaaacatttgcttTATTTGCCCAAAACATAGTAGTAACTCCTTTGTCCCTACACAACTAAGTAACGCCACTGTGGGCCTCATTACTGATTTTCACCCGGTACATAATTTATTCTGCTCCTTTGTCGGACGCTGATTCTGTCCTGGTATTCACCCACCAACCCCATCACTGTTTTGGAAAGAGGGTTTTCTAAGTGCCTTCCAGCGGTATTCAAAATAGAATACAAAATGTGTCAAATAACTTAATGGGAAAGAATAATCATTCAATTACAGATGATCCCTATGAGGTGAGAACTGAGGAACGAGACGGTACTCTGGAGTACCGTCTCATCTGAGAATTGGAGAACTGCAGAGGGTTAAATAAAAGGAGATGGTGTGAGGTAGACAATAATGCCCCGTCTCTTACCAGAGTTTGCACCATATGAGGCCTCTGCATGCGTAAACTTTTCACAGTTTGGAAAACATCAAGAAGCCCTTCGGCTTTCACTCGCTCCAAGATATTGCTGAGGGCAATGAATGTTCCTGTTCTGCCAGCACCAGCACTGCAGAAGAATATCAAAGACATTGTTAATAATGAAAACTGGTAAAAGTCTACAATAAAGAGAACCCAAGGCCAACAGCTCAATTTGTCTACTGGGACACCTTTGTTGACCTTTTTGGTATTACATTGCCTCTATACGACGTGCGTGAGGAGGAGTTTCAGGCACATACAAAACATAATCTTGCCAGACTGATGTTCACGAACAATCAGTCAGCCATGGTCTTCACGTGTAAAATAGCAATGACtgatttcatgttatttatataatgccaaagACATACTGGGGCTCATTGGTGGAGATATGGTCCTCATAACATACAGAAGAGTTTGATAGATCAGTTTCTACAGCTTTACTTCGATTATGACCCCATTCATGATTGTGTTACATAATGAAAACTCTGATAATTctaaaaaagcagaaacttggTGACAGGTGAGTAGTCATAAAAATCACAAGCAGTAGATGCTGACCTGCAATGCACGACGATAGGATGATTTCCTGTTTGTTGTTGCTGTTTCTGGACGGCTGCAATCAAGTCAATCATTCCTTTCCCTTCCACGGGAATCCCTATTTCGGGCCAGCCATGAAAATGAAATTGCCGAACCAAACTGGTAATTTTTTcctgaaattaatattttttttcaaaatcaaataATGTTCTTGAAGATGGCACATTTTGGAAGGTAGTGTACTGATGAAGCATGGATTATGTTTAACATTCAGGCATTATTGCGTTCTGCTTATTAAACAATCTGTTATaatcataaacatataaattatatttaaacaaattatcCGTACAAAGaattttaatacaattatataaagaataaagatttttgtataaattgtaagaaaacataaattaaaaaaaattgattccTCGAAAGCGAGGTGGACCTAGATGTTTGTTAGCCCCAAGTACTCCTATTGCCCTTATCCTAGCCACATCAGCTATATGTATCCCCttgataataaatacatatacatataaacttAGTGTGTGTTGCAAGGAAAAAGCAAATGGATTACCTGGCTACATGTAACTATGAAGTCTCTCACACTTATTGTGTCTACAATACGGTCACTTTTAATTTCTATGCTGATTTCTCCATATGTTACCGAACCCTCCGAAGGCCAGTACTGACAGCATTTTTcctgttaaaaaagaaaaaaaattgctttataCAATTTCTCGCTTCATCCATATGCAACCATTctcaaagtatatatatattgaaaaccAACTAATCCATtatttcattaagatttaaagtATGTACCAGTAATCATATAGCAATCCACAATCTAAAGAATGATCCACTGTGTTGTTAGCTTAGaagaatataattttatatttacacaatATTGATAAAacctgaatttatttttaaggtagatttctctattttatattatgttgttCATATCCAAAAAAGATTTCTATTCTACATTCTGAATAATGGCACTTATAAGTAACTACACAAAAGCAATTTATTGTTGCAGAAACTGAATTTTTATTTCAGCTAAAAATCCTGATTGCATTTAAAAGGCTACGTTGCACTCAGCATAGCGCTTGTTTGCAGTCCCAAAGCTGCTACACCGGCCTGGACTGGTCATCAGGTAAATTGGGCAAATGCtcttttactttactgtgatAGACCTTCTGTGACATTTATTGTAACGACTTTAATccccagtctgggcctgctgCCATACCTCAACTCCTACTTATGCAAACAAATCAATTTTAGGGGGAAATTGGGAAATCCTGCAGCGCATAGCAGCACCCACCAGCgcaaattaattttaagtgTTGAGGCACATCagagacatggggagaggaCCCGCAAAggatgtgtttattttacattagaATTTTCTATATGTACCTGCTCTCTTTCTTGCAGCTCTGTGAGTATGACAATTGTGTGAGACTTCCATTCCCACACCATTCTCCAGAAATCTTCCACGGTGTGTGGCAAAGGTCCTTGAGTGGCAATAAAATAGTCTTTTTGTCGATAgcccttaaaaataaataaatatgatgtcTCTCTTGTGCATTCTGTATGAATTACAAAGCAACCACGTCCGTATGATGTGTGAGTAGCTTTTCATAGTGACACCAAAGTAAGATGGCTACCCTTGGCCATCATGATTTCACGTTCCATGTTCACATGTTGATTTTCTTAACCTCATGTTTGTCAGTAAGCATAATTGTTTCGATATTGGATCAAGTTTTTAATGTTTAGCTCATCGAAACAAATGGCAGCCTATGGCAGAGACAGCATTATCTAATCCATACCCAAACCACTTTAAATATAGCCCGAGGTCTGCAAGTTTTGAATATTGAAATAGTCATGTACCTTTATCTTAATACTTACATCAATAAATGAAGCATTGATATAATCTGTGTATTCTTCTCCTCTCTTCATTGAAAGAATAACTCTGTTGAAGTcatctgaaaataaaagtttattttgtaaCTACTTAGCAGAATGATAACTCTCCATGAAGCGATAGAATAACGTTGGATACTCACATGGGATAATCTGAATCACCCTGGCTTTCTTCATGTTGGCTGGCAAATTCCCTGTTCTCATGTTCTCCTTCATTATCCGAACATTTGTTAATTTCTGATAATAGAGAAAAGGCAAAACAACCTTGAAAACGTCTTTCTTGTCTCAGGCATCCTTAATTTCCTCTGCCATGTTTCAGTATTGGACAGACATGCAGCTGAACATGTAGTTAAACTATACTGTAAAAAGAATAGCATTCGGGACACAAATGGCAGTTCCCATAATTCAATTCATAACGCAGCTTTCAAAGTATTGCTTTTCATGCCTAATGCAACTATTtaccaaatgataaaaaaaatactagatttaacagttaaccccttaaggacaacaggttgtcctttaacccattaatgacaatgcattgtgagcctgtacatgtacgggcattgtcgtgaaggggttaaaaagtataCCATTTGTgtaatgttgataaatgaaaagaaagtaGTTTTGAGTAGTAACTTTTTGATGACATGATAATTCCTTTTTTCAGGAAGCTGACATTTTGCTCAGCTATAAACTGTTTGTCATTGCCATGATTTGTCTTTTTGCGTTTGCCAgcatctttcttttttgtcccaTGCTGTCTGCTGTCTCTGTCTGTGTCCCTGTGTCTTATTTGTGTCCCTCAGAAGTGTTTcattacttactttaaattctTGTTCAAGCCCGATTTTTTCAAAATGTGGCGCTGGGCTGTAGAGAGTTTGGAGATGCTTTTCCAAAGAGGCCACATCAAGTTCTGTGTCGCCATAGAGGTAGTACTCCAATAAGGCttgataaatgaatgaatactgcatctaaaatgaaaaaaaaggtttgcaaATGCATATTCATGTAAATAAACCATCTGTATAATACTTAAAAACACAAGGTTCTCCTGCTGATAATGTACGAAAAGATTATTTTCTTATCGGACCAGCAGCTTTGTGCTTTGGCTTATTGTCCTGCGATGTGTGCTCTTTATTGGCAGTGtatatttgtttctttcatTACTATTAATGAGCTAGCAGATAAAACCCACTATTTTTATCAAGAGAGCTTGCCAGATTCTAAGGATATAGTCCCTGCGTAACGCTTATTTAGAACACAGTGAATTGTTGTAATAGAAACCAATGCTAATTTTGTGTTTCCATATTGAATTACATATATGTTTCGTTGTATCAAGTAATGTAATACCATAGCAAATATGAGCATGCAATGAACAAATGTGTCTCTGATCTTGGATGGAGCCTTTCTGATAAAATTGCTACCACAGATGAGACTATACTTCACTTTAAAACGGTTAGAAATCAATAGGTCTCAGCATTAGCAACACTTTGGACTATTAATTAGTGATTTAATAGCCTGTTGTGGGTTTGACCACTGAACATTGATTCTAGATGCATCAAGGAGAGAGTGTAAAATCAGATACgaagcaaaaataattttataggaCTTGTTCCTAGTATTATGTTGTATAACATTGTATTCTATGGTGGAAACGTTCTATTAAAGAATGGTCGCTTGCACCACTTAGAAACGTAGAACTGTCTCTGTAGTAGGTGAATTTTGCTAATTACGTTGATTTTATAACAGTGAAACTTACTTCAGTTTGAACCATCTGAGGACGCTGATTCCGGATTTTGCTAACAAAATCATAGACGTCAACCTTCTTTTCTTCATTCATCATGTCAATTATGGCATCTATCACAATAAAGGTGCCTGTTCGTCCTACACCAGCACTAGATGTAAGAAACATATTTGAAGTTTATAGGGCCATGTAATATCCATTTGTTGTCAACAACAGAACAGTTTTGTTCATCCAAAAATACTGccaaccattttttccccatgatCCCTAACCTTGAATGTGCTTATGCTTATGTATTAATGCTTCACATCTGTGGATCCAGCACATTTCTGCAAAATTCTAGAATCATAACCAAAATGATTGCCTCTCTAGACAACTGAATTCCATTCCAATGATCTAGAGCCAAGTTGTTTTGAATTAAATGTAGATTTCTGTGGACAGCAGCTGGGACGGTACTTGTTATCTATCCATAATGGacaataatttattaatgtaaCATACTCTTATTTTGGAACAAACAATTTCATGCCTAATGATGCTTTAATCAATATTTGCTGTCTTGAGAAAGGCATCTGGGAGAATAAAGAGACAGGAGGCTCTTCAGAAGTTGGTCTTGTTTTCATAGTGCCTGCTAAAGTGATTGTATTTCTAGATAATAACCACCAGGTGGGGTGACTgtgccatcattttttttatttatttttcttgtgaaAGGAAAGGGATTGGTATCCTGTGTCTTATATCCACAATAcccctttttcctttctttacactgttttaatatatatattggtggcCCAAATTGACCTTTCCAAGGAAATACACATCAGGATCACAATTTATTAGAGAATGGACTCaacatactgtaacataaacatGCTTGTAAGTCAGGCAGTAACCTGTTTGCGAATGTTTAATTTACcacttgttttaattaaataaatgtaatacttaATACTTCACACATGGCTACAAGGGGCCAATATCCAAGTCATTATGCAATATTCCTAATTGTGGTCACCTTAATCAGATGATTCACATGTTTCCCCAAATATCAGACCCATTTCAAACGGGTTTATGCACTAAAGGGACAGTTTGTAGAAAAGCTGAGGTTTCAACACTCTTGCTACACTATTCTTTATGAAGGgccaagtttctccagcaagaagggctgagctggccccgtaaaatgcataatttaatagcTAGGGAGATATTGGACAAACCTCATAATTTGCATAATGCAGGGCCCGTCAAGCtctccctgcagcagaagcttattGTGGATGGGCTTTCATAATGTATACTGAAGTCAAGTGAATGAAAGCTTAACATAGCAAGGACCATTTAGTGTCTTAAAGCATCCAGTTTGAGACGGGGCCGTCTTGGTAATCTGTgtgatttatgtgtttttagCCAGTGCCATGTTTGGTATATTGGAAGGAAGGAAATGTGCCAATGAACCGAATGGGGAATGCAAGTgaaaaaaggagaggaaaaaTAATAAGGAATAATAGGAATAACACAAAAGCCACTTGTCCAGCAGGCGCGTGCACCAATAATAGGGCAGGCACATGCGAACACCAGCTGGACAATGAGACAACAAGAGAATATATTCAGCCAGCATTGACAAAGTAACAAAGAACTGCTTTCTCTACTTCGTCTGTTCTTTGTTCTTCTCTTATCAAACAACTAGTCTGAAACACCAACATACTCATAGGTTTCTTTCCCCCCTTTCCTGGAATTTGGCattgaataattaataaagcACATATCAATCTTAATGGTCAGTGTTAATGTAAATGAGAAGGTaagatgtttattattatattatatgcttATATTCCCAAAAAGgtgtaaaacattatatacaacCGTCAGCTTACATAACAACGCAAGTGGTTATCTGAATACTCTAAGAAGACTGTTTCAGCAAAAAAAGTGTATAAGTTAGTTATCTGTTGTGACAAACACTGTGAGGCTGATGGCAAGGTCGAGCCTATGGGAGATAACGAAATGCTGATGGAACGTTTTACCTTGTGCATTCAACAAAGACGTTGAATGTAAATACACAGTTTAAAAGCAAGAACATGCATAGCAATGTTCATGTTTCAACCATGTAAGATGTCAGACATCTCCTTACCATGTATCAGAAGTAATTGATTAAACACATTAACAGATGGAAGGATGTGGGCTATAATGGAAATATATAAGATCAGCTTGCACACTGTATATTGATTTTAGTGGGTGAAGAGATATACCGTATCGTTATGCTTCTAGGGTGGATGTGAACAGCAGTCATTTTCAATGAGAAATTGAGTCATGTAGTCAAAGAAAAAGTCCCTGTATGAATAGTTTCACATGGTGTCTGACAAGAGGAAAGGGGGAATGCTTGCAAGAGCACAATGGTATGTACCTTATTGCACAATACTGGTTACCTTGTAAATGTGAGAACATTTATACATGCAAGAGAATGCTTTATGTATCAATAGTAAGTGTACTTACCAACATACATTGTATCCCTAttaatattttcaataattaattaaaaatgtctaaCCTATGTCTAAGCTATGATTAAGTCTCATCCATACAAAAAGAGATGGGACTGAGCTGTTAGCTGAGTTAAATACGTTCAAGTGTAAAAACAGACTTTTACCACACACAAGGCATTAAGTAACGAACTAGCATTCAGTTAAGGCTACCAAAGGAGTTAAAAGCACAGCCAAGTGTGGGATAAAGGTGATGGCTAtggggacatggggagaggacaGTGTGGGACTACATTTCATGGTACTTCACTATAGACTCTCCACTCCCTGAGTACCTATAGCAATCCACTTTATCCATACTGTAAAGGGGTACTCTAGCCATTGTTCAAATGATAGTGGAGTAgtccttttacattttcatgtggcCCTTGGAAAGATTTTGCAGAATCcacccatatgcatttgcctctctCCACGTCCCCACCAGCTCCTAGGCCTGCAAGAGAGGTGTTTTAAGCAGCCATCAAAAAGTGGCACAAACAGCAGGACCATGTAGgagttctttgtttttattgttttaacgaGTTGAAGAATGTACCTTAAACTACTTAAAAAGGACTTTATTATGCCATCTTTGTTGCCGGGACTGCATGGACACTGGGGCATGCGGTTTCTCTTAGTTCCGGGACTGTATAGTTTACGATTGTTACTGTTAAATTCTGGGCACACAACCCAGTTTCTTCAATTTCATTTTAGATGGAAGAGGCAACGGGTATTTATGTAAGGATACAGTTAGAAAGTATAAGAACTGCACAGTACTTACCTGCAGTGGACAATGATGGGTCCAGCATGAGCTGGATTTAGTGATTTCACTTTCTTTAGGAATTTCAGCATGCCGATTGGCGTGAAGGGCACTccgaagtcaggccagctggtaAAATGCAGCTGTGTTATCAGCCTGGGAGCTTTGCATCCATCATGCACCTGTTTAATAAGAtttataaattaagaaaaatattagaaCATAGATCAGCAAAAGAATAGACCTATTGCAGGTATACCGTTTTATTTTGACCTAATGccacaaatgttaaaactttatttttttgtgggtaGTTGTAGTTTAATATATTCACAAATATCTATACAAACTTTAAATTATCTTAAAGCAGCGTTTAAAGTGATGCAAAAATGTAAAGACGTACAGGTTGTATGCAGAACTTGCGGACTGTGTAGTCTACGAGTACTATCACATCTTCGACAGAGACTCTTATATTTCCATACAGCCAACAGCCTTGGTCAGGCCAGTACTGGTAGCATTTTTCCTGTAACAAGAAGAATGAGatacaagaaaaataatgttaaaataaccaatattaTTACAATTCAACATTTTATTGCAAATTTCTTTGTTACACCAAATTCATAATTTCATGCTCTTGGAATCTTTCTGAAAGAATTTCTGTGAATACTAAACAgaacttttatttagcttttgtacatttgtttttcttttcgaaataaataatataagtatatatatcaaatgGGAGGGGCACTTGAGATAAACATTGAGAAACTTTGTAAGGAATCCCCTGCAGCATATCTAAACCTGTATTAGTTTGCTTCAATTACAGCATAGTTTCCGAATGGACAGTTTGGTTGAAGATAATCACCAGTAGCAGGGCTTAGGTACCAAccaatatttaatttcttttcaGGTAGCTTGAGAATGGCAACATGCAAATATAATGTCAATACATAATCTAGCTGGGGATGCTGTCATTGTGAGACAGTTCACCTAATATTGGTAGAGATGCAGTATGTCAGGATGATACATGTGAGTGGATCCCATCAGCGGTCCCACCCAGGACCTACATCCAAAGCTGCAGACCAAGATATGATATCAGATCCTAGAGTTCTGCTTCAGAGGGACAGTACACATGGAACCGGGTACAACATTCTATGGTGGCTGTTCCATAGTGTAATTTGGCCAGTTGTAACCGGCCAATTGAGCAGAAATGCACAGGTGAGCCCAATTTCCCAAACTGTAGCTGGATGTCCTGAGTGGCTGTCTTTATGAAGTTAACAAGTATGCTACTCTAGTGTTGTATACATATGTTACTATAAAACGTTATACGTTTCATAATCACATTTAAGATCATTggaatgatattatatatatgacagGCGGGTATTTTAATTTCACAGGTGATATTTATCATATGGATATCCTAACCGGTTTCCACCATCGAGTACCTAGAAGTCTCACTCCCTTATCTTTCATTTGTGACTCACTAGATTGTGGTGGAATCCTTTTAGTTAGCTTTTGTGCTATTTTTTCCTGTGAAATGCTTAATTTGGTTCTTGCGCAGCACctctattttgtttattatttgttcttttaagtggttctttttctcttttgctGAATtggagtatttattttttcccaatttttggGGTTGTATgggatttattattaaaaggtACGTTTTAAATTTGGTCATAGCATAACTCTAGGCTTTCTCTCTTTAAAAATAAGCAGCTGCAACAAGAGTTGCTGGTCAAACAATCCGTACGAGAAAGCTAGTACGCCAATCTATATTAATCTTTCGGCTACTAAAAGTTGACAAAAAAGCAATTGggtttttgctttcttcttgtGGCGGTGAGACTGATAAATATTGTTGTCCAGGAAGAAGATTTTGATGATATGCTGTCTTGAAAGTGTGAATTCACAGCCAAGCTTCAGTAGTATAAAAATATGAAGCATAATTCTGCAGTGTCTGAAGTCAGAGTGCAAATATTTCACAAAGCCAAAAAAAGAGCATCTCCCCGCATGTATAACGCGttgtttttggtttgtttggtT comes from Spea bombifrons isolate aSpeBom1 chromosome 11, aSpeBom1.2.pri, whole genome shotgun sequence and encodes:
- the PTPRE gene encoding receptor-type tyrosine-protein phosphatase epsilon, coding for MTGHLLSLTVYFGITLYGVLATELNGTTPAYTISPTSTNSPEKDTGSLITSVLVPLIVCFLLILLGGYLLRSRKHRKADVNSSDKKMPNGILEEQEQQRVMLLSNSPTVFKKYFPIPVENLEEEVRIRSADDGKLFREEYNSLPPGNIHGSLEVANKEESKEKNRYPNILPYDHSRVILTTAEGVPCSDYINASYIDGYKEKNKFIAAQGPKQDTVNDFWRMIWEQKSATIVMLTNLKERKEEKCYQYWPDQGCWLYGNIRVSVEDVIVLVDYTVRKFCIQPVHDGCKAPRLITQLHFTSWPDFGVPFTPIGMLKFLKKVKSLNPAHAGPIIVHCSAGVGRTGTFIVIDAIIDMMNEEKKVDVYDFVSKIRNQRPQMVQTEMQYSFIYQALLEYYLYGDTELDVASLEKHLQTLYSPAPHFEKIGLEQEFKKLTNVRIMKENMRTGNLPANMKKARVIQIIPYDFNRVILSMKRGEEYTDYINASFIDGYRQKDYFIATQGPLPHTVEDFWRMVWEWKSHTIVILTELQEREQEKCCQYWPSEGSVTYGEISIEIKSDRIVDTISVRDFIVTCSQEKITSLVRQFHFHGWPEIGIPVEGKGMIDLIAAVQKQQQQTGNHPIVVHCSAGAGRTGTFIALSNILERVKAEGLLDVFQTVKSLRMQRPHMVQTLEQYEFCYKVVQDFIDIFSDYANFK